In a genomic window of Asticcacaulis sp.:
- the rplR gene encoding 50S ribosomal protein L18 — MALSPREQLARRAQRNRTRLKSLSNGRPRLSVFRSDKNIYAQVIDDQSGVTIVAASSLEGGKKQGSNAAAASEVGKLVAQRAIEKGVKDVVFDRGGYIYHGRVKALAEAAREAGLNF; from the coding sequence ATGGCTCTGTCTCCTCGTGAACAATTGGCTCGTCGCGCGCAACGTAATCGCACGCGCCTGAAGTCGCTCTCCAACGGCCGCCCGCGTCTGTCGGTCTTCCGTTCGGACAAGAACATCTACGCCCAGGTCATTGATGACCAGAGCGGCGTGACCATCGTGGCTGCGTCGTCGCTGGAAGGCGGCAAGAAGCAGGGCTCGAATGCTGCCGCCGCTTCGGAAGTCGGCAAGCTGGTCGCACAACGCGCAATCGAAAAGGGCGTCAAGGACGTCGTCTTTGATCGCGGTGGCTACATCTATCACGGTCGGGTGAAGGCGCTGGCGGAAGCCGCGCGTGAAGCCGGTCTTAACTTCTAA
- the rpsE gene encoding 30S ribosomal protein S5 has translation MARPSENRSRDRNEEPSEFVEKLVAINRVAATVKGGRRFSFAALMVVGDQKGRVGYGHGKAREVPEAIRKATEEAKKSLIRVPLRESRTLHHDGYGRWGAGKIQMRAAPPGTGVIAGGPMRAVLETLGISDVVAKSLGSSNPYNMVRATFEALKVQSSPRQIASKRGKKVGDLLKSRADGASSPESLEG, from the coding sequence ATGGCCCGTCCTAGCGAAAACCGCTCCCGCGACCGCAACGAAGAACCTTCGGAATTCGTTGAAAAGCTGGTTGCTATCAACCGCGTCGCCGCCACCGTCAAGGGTGGCCGCCGCTTCTCGTTTGCTGCCCTGATGGTCGTTGGCGACCAAAAGGGTCGCGTCGGCTACGGCCATGGCAAGGCACGCGAAGTGCCGGAAGCCATCCGCAAGGCGACCGAAGAAGCCAAGAAGTCCCTGATCCGCGTTCCCCTGCGCGAATCCCGCACCCTGCACCACGACGGTTACGGCCGTTGGGGCGCCGGCAAGATCCAGATGCGCGCGGCCCCTCCGGGCACCGGCGTCATCGCGGGCGGTCCGATGCGTGCGGTTCTCGAAACCCTGGGCATCTCGGACGTCGTTGCCAAGAGCCTGGGTTCCTCGAACCCCTACAACATGGTGCGCGCCACGTTTGAAGCGCTGAAGGTGCAGTCTTCGCCCCGTCAGATCGCCTCGAAGCGCGGCAAGAAGGTCGGCGATCTTCTGAAGTCGCGTGCCGATGGCGCTTCGTCGCCTGAATCTTTGGAGGGTTAA
- the rpmD gene encoding 50S ribosomal protein L30, translating into MAKAPTKTEAKTVTVKQTGSPIRRTKDQRATLAGLGLNKMGRVSVLEDTPSVRGMIAKVHHMVTIVE; encoded by the coding sequence ATGGCCAAGGCACCGACCAAGACCGAAGCTAAGACCGTCACGGTCAAGCAAACCGGCTCTCCGATCCGCCGCACCAAGGACCAGCGCGCTACGCTTGCCGGTCTGGGCCTGAACAAGATGGGCCGTGTCTCCGTTCTGGAAGATACCCCCTCGGTTCGCGGCATGATCGCCAAGGTCCACCACATGGTGACCATCGTCGAATAA
- the rplO gene encoding 50S ribosomal protein L15, with translation MTKLNELHDNPGSTKGRMRVGRGPGSGKGKTSGRGVKGQKSRTGVSLLGFEGGQMPLYMRMPKRGFNNPFALKLAEVNLWRLQDAVDAGKLDAKADIDAAALIAAGVIRRELDGVRLLGEGELKAKLNLKVWSASAGAIKAVEAAGGSVAQARIENEAKLAARLEKIAAAKAARRG, from the coding sequence ATGACCAAGTTGAACGAACTCCACGACAATCCCGGCTCGACCAAGGGCCGTATGCGCGTTGGCCGCGGCCCCGGTTCGGGCAAGGGCAAGACCTCCGGTCGCGGTGTCAAGGGCCAGAAGTCCCGTACCGGCGTCTCGCTGCTGGGCTTCGAAGGCGGCCAGATGCCGCTGTACATGCGTATGCCGAAGCGTGGTTTCAACAATCCCTTCGCCCTCAAGCTGGCCGAAGTCAATCTGTGGCGCCTGCAGGACGCCGTCGACGCCGGCAAGCTGGATGCCAAGGCCGATATCGATGCCGCAGCCCTGATCGCGGCCGGCGTCATCCGTCGTGAACTCGACGGCGTGCGCCTCCTCGGTGAAGGTGAACTGAAGGCCAAGCTCAACCTGAAGGTCTGGTCGGCTTCGGCCGGCGCCATCAAGGCTGTCGAAGCCGCCGGCGGTTCTGTTGCCCAGGCGCGCATCGAAAACGAAGCCAAGCTGGCCGCCCGCCTTGAAAAGATCGCCGCTGCCAAGGCCGCCCGCAGGGGCTAA
- the secY gene encoding preprotein translocase subunit SecY, which produces MASAAEQLAANMNFGAFSKATDLHKRLLFTLGALIVYRLGTYVPLPGINMAEFTRAFSGQSNGIFGMMNMFAGGAVQRMAVFALNLMPYISASIIIQLMGSVYAPWEKLRKEGGEAGRKQLNQYTRYLTVVLALIQSFGISAAMQSSGLVLQPGIFFIISSMATLTGGTLFLMWLGEQITSRGIGNGSSMIIFAGIVAVLPSTVGRLLSMGSTGDINPAMLILIMAVLVATIVFIVFMERSQRRLLVQYPKRQVGNRIMGGESSFMPLKVNTAGVIPPIFASSLLLMPTSILTFVGQNPDKIPSWLQWLPSISTQLTHGHPVFMILYAIMIIFFTFLYTSLVFNPDETAENLRKYGGFLPGIRPGKRTAEYLDFVLTRITVLGAAYITIVCLLPELLIAQMGNSFYFGGTSILIVVTVTMDTVAQIQSHLLAHQYDGLIKKSKMKTGSKGAATSTRGRIGR; this is translated from the coding sequence ATGGCTTCTGCTGCTGAACAACTTGCCGCCAATATGAATTTCGGTGCCTTTTCCAAGGCGACCGATCTTCACAAGCGTCTGCTTTTTACGCTTGGCGCCCTGATCGTTTACCGTCTCGGCACCTATGTGCCGTTGCCGGGCATCAACATGGCCGAATTCACCAGGGCCTTCTCCGGCCAGTCGAATGGCATTTTCGGCATGATGAACATGTTCGCCGGCGGCGCCGTGCAGCGCATGGCCGTGTTCGCGCTGAACTTGATGCCCTACATTTCCGCCTCGATCATCATCCAGTTGATGGGCTCCGTCTATGCGCCGTGGGAAAAGCTGCGCAAGGAAGGCGGGGAGGCTGGCCGTAAGCAACTCAACCAGTACACCCGTTATCTGACGGTGGTCCTGGCCCTGATCCAGTCCTTCGGCATTTCGGCGGCCATGCAGTCCTCCGGCCTGGTTCTGCAGCCGGGTATCTTCTTTATCATTTCCTCTATGGCCACCCTGACCGGCGGTACCCTGTTCCTGATGTGGCTGGGTGAGCAGATCACCTCGCGCGGTATCGGCAACGGCTCGTCGATGATCATCTTCGCGGGTATCGTGGCGGTGCTGCCGTCAACCGTCGGGCGCCTTCTCTCCATGGGCTCGACTGGCGATATCAATCCCGCCATGCTTATCCTCATCATGGCCGTTCTGGTGGCGACCATCGTTTTCATCGTCTTCATGGAACGCTCGCAGCGCCGACTGCTGGTGCAGTATCCCAAGCGCCAGGTAGGCAACCGCATTATGGGTGGTGAGTCGTCCTTTATGCCGCTGAAGGTCAATACGGCCGGTGTCATTCCGCCGATCTTTGCTTCGTCGCTCCTGCTGATGCCGACCTCGATCCTGACATTCGTGGGCCAGAACCCGGACAAGATCCCGAGCTGGCTGCAATGGCTGCCCTCGATCAGCACGCAACTGACACACGGCCACCCGGTCTTCATGATCCTTTACGCGATCATGATCATCTTCTTCACCTTCCTCTATACCTCCCTGGTCTTCAATCCGGACGAGACGGCGGAAAACCTGCGCAAGTATGGCGGTTTCCTGCCTGGCATCCGTCCGGGCAAGCGCACCGCGGAATATCTCGATTTCGTCCTGACCCGTATCACGGTGCTTGGCGCGGCCTACATCACCATCGTCTGTCTGTTGCCGGAACTGCTGATCGCCCAGATGGGCAACAGCTTCTACTTTGGCGGCACCTCGATCCTGATCGTCGTGACCGTGACTATGGATACGGTGGCGCAGATTCAGTCGCACCTGCTGGCCCACCAGTATGACGGCCTGATCAAGAAATCGAAGATGAAGACCGGCAGCAAGGGCGCTGCGACCAGCACCCGTGGAAGGATCGGCCGATGA
- a CDS encoding adenylate kinase, producing the protein MNIILFGPPAAGKGTQAKRLVTTRGMVQLSTGDMLRAAIKAESELGLKVKDILATGGLVSDEIVIDLIKENLPAAEAAGGAIFDGFPRTVAQAEALDAMLGERGAKIDKVVRLKVDEAALVTRIEKRFAEEGRSDDNPEAYKVRLAAYNAQTAPLLPYYAAQGKLFEVDGMGAVEDVAAHIDSALA; encoded by the coding sequence ATGAATATCATCCTGTTTGGACCCCCAGCGGCGGGCAAGGGTACACAGGCAAAGCGTCTGGTCACGACACGGGGCATGGTGCAGCTCTCGACGGGCGACATGCTGCGGGCGGCCATCAAGGCCGAAAGCGAACTGGGCCTTAAGGTCAAGGACATTCTGGCCACTGGCGGCCTGGTCTCGGATGAGATCGTCATCGATCTGATCAAGGAAAATCTCCCGGCGGCGGAAGCGGCCGGTGGCGCCATCTTCGACGGTTTCCCGCGCACCGTAGCGCAAGCGGAAGCGCTCGACGCCATGTTGGGCGAGCGCGGCGCGAAGATCGACAAGGTGGTCCGTCTGAAGGTGGACGAGGCGGCCTTAGTAACGCGTATCGAAAAGCGCTTTGCCGAAGAAGGGCGCTCGGACGACAACCCCGAAGCCTACAAGGTGCGCCTGGCGGCCTATAACGCCCAGACCGCGCCGTTGCTGCCTTACTATGCGGCGCAGGGCAAGCTTTTTGAGGTTGATGGCATGGGCGCGGTGGAGGACGTCGCCGCCCATATCGACAGCGCGCTGGCATAA